The stretch of DNA CCCCAAGACGGTCACCCGCTGGGCCTCGGCCGGCCGGATCGGCTCGATCCGCACGCCCGGCGGCCACCGGCGCTTCCGCGAGTCCGAGGTGCGCAGCATGCTGGCCGACCTCACGAGCGAGGCCACCCTGCCGCCCGCCCGCCCCTGAACGCGCCCCGTTCGCAGCACTTCACCCCGCCCCCGCGCGTCCTCGGCTAACCTCGGGTGCGGAGGTGGTTCGACAATGTTGTTCCTCATCGCATTCGTCGGCGCCGCGATCATCGCTCTGGTGCTGTGGAAGGCGATGAACTCCGGCGCCGTAGAACTCCCGCAGCCCCCACGCCGTGGCCCGGTCACCGGACCGGGTCGCGCACCGCGCGTGAGCGGCCCGGACGACGATCCCGAGTTCCTGCGTCAGCTCGACGAGAAGGTCCGCAGGCGCGACGAGCCGCCCGGGGCCTGATACCGGGATACCGAGGAGGCCCGCCCGGCCATCGTGGTCAGGCCGGGGGCCCCTCGAAGGCGTCGGCCACCGCGGCCGCGACCTCCAGCAGCGCGAGGCGGGTGGCCGGCTCCAGCCGATCGAGGTCCACCTCGGCGCC from Pseudonocardia cypriaca encodes:
- a CDS encoding BldC family transcriptional regulator — translated: MTAHTGSNERLLTPGEVAALFRVDPKTVTRWASAGRIGSIRTPGGHRRFRESEVRSMLADLTSEATLPPARP